A single window of Zeugodacus cucurbitae isolate PBARC_wt_2022May chromosome X, idZeuCucr1.2, whole genome shotgun sequence DNA harbors:
- the LOC105219324 gene encoding calcium/calmodulin-dependent protein kinase type II alpha chain isoform X1, which translates to MAAPAACTRFSDNYEIKEELGKGAFSVVKRCVQKSTQFEFAAKIINTKKLTARDFQKLEREARICRKLHHPNIVRLHDSIQEENYHYLVFDLVTGGELFEDIVAREFYSEADASHCIQQILESVNHCHQNGVVHRDLKPENLLLASKAKGAAVKLADFGLAIEVQGDHQAWFGFAGTPGYLSPEVLKKEPYGKSVDIWACGVILYILLVGYPPFWDEDQHRLYSQIKAGAYDYPSPEWDTVTPEAKNLINQMLTVNPNKRITAAEALKHPWICQRERVASVVHRQETVDCLKKFNARRKLKGAILTTMLATRNFSSRSMITKKGEGSQVKESTDSSSTTLEDDDVKEDKKGIVDRSTTVISKEPEGAFDPLDAVLLKQIIQSRANVMGRNTPLSTANGFNSPYEPSFMSRSHVLNTANCYTNANNNGSNNRASCKPALQQDCIARNSVNNLSVGNAKISGVGSYALPNLVSSNDMCADIVHDGKCVPKLCVAVTDDGELAQQRRNTRFSKIECLKERILRVCCCCCVCHKSTKM; encoded by the exons ATGGCTGCTCCAGCAGCCTGTACGCGTTTTTCCGACAATTATGAAATTAAGGAGGAACTTGGCAA GGGCGCCTTCTCTGTTGTCAAACGATGTGTTCAAAAATCAACACAGTTTGAGTTTGCCGCGAAAATTATCAATACAAAGAAACTCACCGCAAGAG attttcaaaaattagagCGAGAAGCTAGAATTTGCAGAAAGTTACACCATCCTAATATCG TCAGACTGCACGATAGCATACAGGAAGAAAACTATCATTACTTAGTGTTTGATCT TGTTACTGGTGGTGAGCTGTTTGAAGATATTGTTGCGCGCGAATTCTATTCAGAGGCTGATGCATCGCATTGCATTCAACAAATCTTGGAGTCGGTTAATCATTGCCATCAGAATGGTGTGGTGCATCGTGATCTGAAACCAGAAAATTTACTATTAGCTAGTAAAGCCAAGGGTGCAGCTGTAAAACTCGCCGACTTTGGCTTAGCCATAGAAGTTCAGGGCGACCATCAGGCATGGTTCGGTTTTGCCGGCACCCCTGGCTACTTATCGCCGGAGGTGCTGAAAAAGGAGCCTTATGGCAAATCGGTAGATATATGGGCATGCG gagttattttatacattttactagtCGGTTATCCACCATTTTGGGATGAGGATCAACATCGTCTTTACTCCCAAATAAAGGCTGGCGCTTATGAT TATCCATCACCAGAATGGGATACCGTAACGCCCGAAGCAAAGAATTTAATTAATCAAATGCTTACAGTTAATCCAAACAAAAGAATTACTGCGGCTGAAGCGCTGAAGCATCCATGGATTTGC CAAAGAGAGCGTGTCGCTTCAGTGGTACATCGCCAAGAGACTGTGGACTGTCTCAAAAAATTCAATGCTCGTCGTAAACTTAAAGGCGCTATTCTTACTACAATGTTAGCAACCAGAAATTTTTCAA GTAGGAGTATGATTACGAAGAAAGGTGAGGGATCTCAAGTTAAGGAATCAACGGACTCCTCAAGCACAACATTAGAAGATGACGACGTTAAgg agGATAAAAAGGGAATTGTTGATCGCAGCACAACAGTCATATCAAAAGAGCCCGAAG GCGCTTTCGATCCACTTGATGCTGTattgttaaaacaaataatacaatCTAGAGCAAACGTAATGGGACGCAATACGCCATTATCAACAGCTAACGGCTTCAACAGTCCTTATGAGCCCTCATTTATGTCGCGTTCGCATGTATTAAACACGGCGAATTGCTATAcaaacgccaacaacaatggcagcaacaacagaGCAAGCTGCAAACCAGCGTTGCAACAAGATTGTATTGCACGCAATAGCGTTAATAATTTGTCCGTTGGCAACGCAAAAATTTCTGGTGTGGGTAGTTACGCGTTACCAAATTTGGTTTCTAGCAATGACATGTGTGCTGACATCGTACATGACGGCAAGTGCGTGCCTAAATTATGTGTAGCTGTTACAGATGATGGGGAATTGGCGCAACAACGTC